In a genomic window of Deinococcota bacterium:
- a CDS encoding phosphate/phosphite/phosphonate ABC transporter substrate-binding protein — protein MTRLFTTALLMFALLLSSTFAQERPDRLVLGVVPFHEADGMIDDLGPIVERLSEHLALPVEAFVTTNYTGLVEAMGTGRVDIGFFGPAALVQAMDRHGARVILANVRRGETSYRAQFNVHQGSDIVGFEDLRDKVIAFVDPASTSGYHFPYVFLLREYGIDANTDMQGVFVGSHDAAVLAVYNRDVDVGVSFEDAREVLLNDYPDVMEEVRVLGHTLPIPNDGVAVRAGLSDELAQEIAEALIEITATEAGRALTEEFLRITGFAPIDSEAYDVIRETMRVFAR, from the coding sequence ATGACCAGGCTATTTACCACCGCACTGCTGATGTTTGCCCTACTCCTCAGCTCCACCTTCGCCCAAGAACGTCCCGATAGGCTGGTTTTGGGCGTGGTGCCCTTTCACGAAGCCGATGGGATGATCGACGACTTGGGACCCATCGTCGAGAGGCTGAGCGAGCACCTCGCCCTTCCCGTCGAGGCCTTCGTCACGACGAACTACACGGGTTTGGTCGAAGCGATGGGCACAGGCCGGGTCGACATCGGCTTTTTCGGTCCCGCCGCGCTCGTTCAGGCGATGGACCGCCACGGCGCGCGCGTCATCTTGGCCAACGTGCGCCGCGGCGAAACGAGCTACCGCGCCCAGTTCAATGTCCACCAGGGCAGCGACATCGTAGGGTTTGAGGACTTGAGGGACAAAGTGATCGCCTTTGTTGATCCCGCCTCCACCTCCGGCTATCATTTTCCTTACGTCTTCTTGCTCCGTGAGTACGGCATCGACGCCAATACCGACATGCAGGGGGTCTTCGTCGGCTCCCACGACGCCGCCGTCTTAGCTGTCTACAACCGCGACGTCGATGTGGGCGTGTCGTTCGAGGACGCCCGCGAGGTCCTGCTGAACGACTACCCCGACGTGATGGAGGAGGTGCGCGTGCTCGGCCACACCCTGCCGATTCCCAACGACGGGGTCGCCGTGCGCGCTGGGCTCTCCGACGAGCTGGCCCAGGAGATCGCCGAGGCGCTCATCGAGATCACCGCGACCGAAGCGGGGCGGGCGCTCACCGAGGAATTTCTCAGGATCACCGGCTTCGCCCCCATCGACAGCGAAGCCTACGACGTCATCCGCGAGACGATGAGGGTCTTCGCGCGCTAA